The proteins below are encoded in one region of Capsicum annuum cultivar UCD-10X-F1 unplaced genomic scaffold, UCD10Xv1.1 ctg2516, whole genome shotgun sequence:
- the LOC107841403 gene encoding uncharacterized protein LOC107841403, whose protein sequence is MTRGRYHAGKSTVRSKATNRANIPSIPSPMIEQDDTCSIPTMPPDQTPLIPETSFISSNQSIPIGYNINAQRNTVAEATSSQRNISSSVDSSCSNVRTLIFLISSLLEPSSKCSSSITLSFKSEVDPNGINWKSVSQDKNFYWDASVSEVMVKQQWMKKAALCYKHFISDIKKHRATEVAAGTYTGRSITAGEHRKKLVLLVLCYFFSKQLLLFFLQAAAAKPFYFAAIFPTSFSVFFSVGGAKKKRLFGLGSEAASYFGIKLCTCNASTSSVPPSISIPTTNMEEFVKQLIPVLTTHFLPIVIKRVGGIRVHEGAVLDPPPTNDDDYDVDS, encoded by the exons atgacTCGAGGTAGATATCATGCCGGCAAGTCCACAGTCAGGAGTAAGGCTACTAATCGTGCAAACATTCCTTCTATTCCATCTCCTATGATTGAACAGGATGATACATGTTCCATTCCTACCATGCCACCCGATCAAACACCGCTTATTCCTGAGACATCTTTTATTTCATCTAACCAAAGCATCCCAATAGGATATAATATAAATGCTCAAAGAAACACAGTAGCTGAGGCAACATCTAGTCAGAGAAATATATCTTCTTCAGTTGATTCCAGTTGTAGCAATGTCCGGACCCTTATTTTTCTGATTTCTTCATT GTTGGAACCATCTTCCAAATGCTCCAGTTCTATTACATTGTCATTCAAAAGTGAAGTTGATCCTAATGGTATCAACTGGAAAAGTGTCTCACAAGAT AAGAATTTCTATTGGGATGCTTCTGTTAGTGAAGTTATGGTGAAGCAACAATGGATGAAGAAGGCTGCATTATGCTACAAGCATTTTATTTCCGATATAAAGAAGCATAGAGCTACA GAAGTAGCTGCTGGGACATACACAGGTCGCTCTATCACAGCTGGAGAGCACCGAAAAAAACTT GTGTTGCTAGTTTTGTGCTATTTTTTCAGCAAGCAGCTATTGCTATTTTTCCTGCAAGCAGCTGCTGCTAAGCCATTTTATTTTGCAGCTATATTTCCTACTAGTTTCTCTGTTTTTTTCT CTGTGGGAGGAGCAAAGAAGAAAAGACTATTTGGTCTTGGATCTGAAGCTGCCAGTTACTTTGGAATAAAACTTTGTACCTGCAATGCTTCCACATCATCAGTACCACCTTCGATTTCTATACCGACAACAAATATGGAGGAATTTGTGAAGCAATTGATTCCGGTCCTTACAACTCATTTTCTTCCGATAGTTATTAAGCGTGTTGGTGGTATTAGGGTACATGAAGGGGCCGTTCTTGATCCTCCTCCTACTAATGATGATGACTACGACGTTGATTCATAG